The region gtcaccgTGAATGTGTTCCCTACCAGACCTTAACGGCTAGTGGGCAGATGTtgagaggacaggaagtgacattggaggttcagagttgcGTTTTAGCTTGTCTTGGGTTGTGGCCCCaacagttattattatgttattatgatcATAAtgtattattgtgcctgtagtGAGAGAACCTATTCTTGCAGCCAAGTCTGGCCCTTGCCACTGATGCCTAGTGGTCAATGTAGAATACGGTACTCCATTCACAATTGGAATGCTTCAtctgcattgtgtgtgtattttagtttatttaaccATGTTTAcagtatgcttgaaaatgcttaatttagggtacgaataagtacaatttgttcaacaaattgttttatatttatggtATGTTcatagtttttatgtttttaagctGGAAAAGGGTAATAGTGTAATGATAACCATGTACCCACCATAAGAAAGCATCTGCTGTGAGCAATACAATTAGAGAAATATCaattacaaacaaaaatacaatacttTTATTTTAAGGATTATACTAACGTAAGTACAATGCTAGCGAGCATTGAAATAACAAGAGTTAAAGTTAATAGTTTTGCTGTATTGTAGTTTTATAACACAGTGATAACCTGATCTTTATACCCCTACGATAGTTAAGAATGTTGCTTAAAACATTGActgtttatttaataaaatttataagATGGGAACATTTTTGCCCTAGAGGTGaggtgtttatttgtttaacTGAACAATAAATTGAGGCACAGCATTTACTGGAGCtgaggccactatttgaggcAACACAGTAGTTCCCATGTCAACAATACTGTTTGCAGATTATGGTATTATGCATGATTTAATTTTGCTTAatgatatgtatgtatatgtacattacAGAGGCGTGGGTGCCATGGAGATTGTTGCCATGGACATGAAAGTGAGCGGGATGTACATAGCCAGGCAGTTGAGCTTCTCAGGGGTGTCTTTCCGCATTGAAGAGATCGGACTGGACAGCGATTTCAAGCTGGTCTACAATAAAGCTGCCAAACTGGTGAGTGCCACAACTCATCATCATGTGGTCATTGGCTGGAAGAACACGCTTCTCACAGTATTCCTTCATATTTCTTAGTGGGCAGAGGCGCTGCAAGTCTTCATGCGTGCCGCCGACGAGCTGGGCCTGGTCAGCAGGAAGTCTCTGTGGGGGCAGTTCTGGTCGTCTCACCAGCGCTTTTTCAAATACCTCTGTATCGCTGCCAAGGTCCGCTGCCTGGTAGAGTTGGCCAAGAAAGAGCTGGAGGCAGGAAAGGTCAGCACAATTTCACTGTGGAACGCTGAGTCGGCACGTTTACAGGCAATGTGGAAATGACCAGACGAAGATCCGGGCAGGAAATAAATTGGACatattgttgctgttttgttttgtttttctttattcctgATAAAAAAAAGCTATCTTCAGATGGTTTCCATTGTACAgtaatacattatatacatggGTGGAAACACACAAATTTGGTCATTTGTAGAGGAGTATTTGTcatgttataaaaaaatatttgtctccGACACAGTGCATCGTTATTGGCTTGCAGTCTACTGGAGAGTCACGTACTCGAGAAGTCCTGGACGAGAATGATGGGCATCTTGACAGATTTGTCTCTGCTGCAGAGTGAGTGAGCTCCACTTTTAGTGTGTCAAGTTTATTGGAAAGAATGTTCACATCAGTGACATTACTGTCTGAAATGAAAGAACATAGAACAGGAAATTCTTTTTTAAGATCTGCTTCGTGTGGTCCTAACGCTTTGTTCTCTTTCCTTCAGGGGTGTGTTCCACTCCCTTGTCATGAAACATTTCCCTTCTGAGAAACAGCGACGAGAGAAAGCACCCGGGAATAAGAGAAAACGTAAGCGCATATCTgtcactacagtggaacctgtttgGTATTCACCAGAGACATAAGCAGGAATGGGCAATAATAAAGGATTTTTAACCTGCAGCAGTTTGGTGACATGGTTTTCCTTCATTGGGGCATATTTTTAGTTTTGATTCTTCTGTTGTCATATTTGTACTCATATTTCATACTATAGTCTAACAGAGCTGATGCGGTGATCATGTGGTAGAAAGTGTTGTAGTTCTTctacaatgtaatgtaatgtaatgtcaccCATCAGGTAAGCCTCGTGGTCGGCAGCCCAAGGTCCCCAAGCACACGGTGGATAGTGGCGGTGTCATCAACATCAGCGACGACAGCAGTAGTGACTCTGATGGCATGGACACAGACTCCAACTCCTCGCCGGACTCACTGCTGgacaatgatgatgtcatctttgTCAATCACACGAGCTGCCAGACTggttagtgttttttgtttttgttgtccaaTAATGTTGCTGACACCTGTGACCCTATGCACCTTCAGTCAGGATCGAGGAGATGAAGCAGGATCTCCTCAACAAGATATCACAGCTGGGAAAAGAACTACCTCTCAATACCCTCGACGAGCTCATTGATAAGTTTGGAGGGCCTGACAAAGTCTCAGAGGTGCAAGCCTGAAACATACAGCAAGCCCAAGTTTGTCTGATAACTAAGCTCATTTAGCTAATGTTTTATCCCCCTTGTAATAGATGACTGGTCGCAAGGGTCGCGTGGTGCGTCGTCTTGATGGCAGCGTCCGCTACGAGTCACGTGCCGAGCAGGGTCTCACCATTGATCACATAAACGTCAAGGAGAAGGATCGCTTCATGGGGGCAGAGAAGGTCAGCAATCCACAGCCGCTTTCACACTTTTTGCTCACTGTTTTGTTTCAACAATACGGACTGGGAGTATGCAGCTCTCGCTGCAATTTTCCACCTCCAGCGGTAGTATCAAAGCTCTTAACAGAGACAGGACAGCACTTGTAGCCTCTTTCACACTGCCTATTTAAGCTGGGAGTGTTACATCCTTTTACAGTCTTGCTGCTCTGGGTAAAAAGTACCTACACTGAATAGGGAGTCATCATCGACACCCAAATTTGCAGGCTTCCAAGATGGTATCTGGTGTGTAAGCTGGTGTGAAAGAGTAACTATTGTCAAGACTTAATTCTATGTTTCTGTTGTGTGGACAGTAATTATTTATATCCTTACACGTATCAGGGTATTTATAAAACacgtaaaaaaaactgcatccaCACGTAACTGTCTAAATGCATCGGGAACCACAGTAGTTCCTAAAATTCTATCCAATCAGAATCATCCTCTGTCATCCTGTTACTTCCgcaaacataaaacacaacttGTGTGGATTGCCAAGGAGGCAGAATTACTTTTAAACGTTGCTTTAGAATACAAAGTCAACAAGACGCAAGAAAATGTCGATTGGGAATCTTGCCAAGCCAAGTCGGAGTTTGCTACAAGGGGGACACCTCGGACATTAAATTGTTATTTGAGCGACGATGGCCGACCTCACCGACCTTTCTTCACCTCTGCTCTTTAAAGTGAATCAATATTTGGGCTTGCAAATACAAGCAAGCAAAAAGTGCTTGAAAATAGCTAAAACCAACACAGTTCTGAGGGTGTCCATGTTTTGTCGCGTATGTAACGTCACAGCATACATTGTCCCAGGTAGTGATGCTTGGAAATGCTCTTTCTCCAAATCTACACTGGAGGTTTTGAAAACGTTCCTAATTTATTGTACAGTTACAAAGTTGGAGGTACACTCATATGAGTGTCATTCTATTGCACATTTCTTTGTCTGGAGTCTGTAATATGGATGACTTTGCAGTTTTCTAGTAGACAACATAATCCATCCCTTCTTTCTTCTCCCCCAGCTGGTGGCCATCATCTCCGAGGCAGCCAGCTCTGGAATTTCCCTGCAGGCGGATAAGCGAGTAAGGAATCAGAGGCGGCGTGTCCATATGACCTTGGAGCTGCCTTGGAGCGCCGACAGGGCCATTCAGCAGTTTGGTGAGTCCTGTCAATTTTCCAGGCTCAAATAGTTTTTCAAGGATTTTGTATTGTCCTACATTGGTTGGTCTCACACtgtaaaaacatttcatttctatTCCAAAATGTATCATGGGCACTTGGTTTAATTAGTCAGATTGAATCCACCTCCTTTGTATCATTTTTGGTATTTGTGTTGCAGCCTGATGAGTCTCTGATGATTTCATTGTTATGTTAACAGCCCAATTAATTATTTCCATTAGCAAAacctgtgtgtgttcatgtgcatGCAACAAAAATCAAGAGCCTGTTTGAAGAAAAGGGATCTTTGCCTAATGTGATATCACCTGATGATGCTGATCCTATTATGTCATCACCCTCTTTTTGCTATCCACTCTCATCCATCATATCATGTCTGCTCAAGCTGAAGGGGCTGCAACTCAAGCAGCAGCTGGTGTTGTTAAAACCATTTAAATTCAGTCAATTGCCATGTCTAATGGAATCatgatgaaagtgaaagtgttgaCACCATTCATTGAATGTTAATACTGATTTTTttgaaatacatgtttttcTAGGCCGTACCCATCGGTCCAATCAAGTGACCGCTCCAGAGTACATCTTCCTCATCTCGGAGCTAGCCGGGGAGAGGCGTTTTGCCTCCATAGTTGCAAAGAGGCTAGAGAGTCTGGTAAATATAactgttgttttgtgtttatatgGGTGTGTGTTGATGATTAGGGATTTCACAAGGTTAAAATGTGAAGAGATTTCTCTCTTGGAGAAAAGCTGTATTGTGATGACAGGACAGCCAAAAGCCAATTGAACTGCGAACTATGGCATTGGTACTATGAATGATTAGTGATAATGAGTATAATGGAAGTGGCGCTGCGTGGGGCATCATTGGGATCTTGCATCCTTTTCTTCCCAGCATTTCTCACCATAATCCTTTGATTGGATCTACAAGGgattctgccttttttttttatctggatGAATTACACCGGCATTGTACCACCTATTTATTTCCTGAGTGACAGCATGACAGAAAAGGGCGAAAGGGGCTGATGGTGAGTGGGTGGGTACTCAGTGATGGGCTTTTCCAGGAAAGACACAAGCTGTGTTTGCCAAGTGTGTTCGGTAAATCCATGGGTCACATCCATTGGGATGCTGCTCTGTTCTGCTCGCAAGCATGCCTGCACTCAGtccattaaattaattaatgttgACTTTCTTAACGTTTATTAAGATTACTCGGTATGTCGCCATTTGAATTCATCATTTGACACCCTGTGCGTCTTGGCTGACTACAGAGCAGCCGTGAAGACATATCCGCTACTTATCTATGTAGGCAGGCCTAGCCTAGTTCTGCTGACTGCTTTCACAAAATTCCTCTCACCTCCCACACATTTGAATATGGAATGGAAAACAGACGAGAGAGCCCGCAGTCAAACTCCAATTGGGATCTTAGTTCTGTGTTACTTAATGAGACAGTGGTGTAGATGTGCAGAGTGTTTGTGAATGCACGTGGTGGTATTGTGGTCAGATACATACAGTTATGCTCATAATAATAGCAGTGTGTTGAAAAAGGTGAGTAAACCTCAAAATTCTTCAAATGAATGTTATTCTAATGCACACAAATGCATTGGGGACACTGCACGTTCTATTCAAAgccagaaaattagaaaaaGTCATTGAATTTGATGATATTTTACAGAAAGTCAAgaaatataatgttaaaaagtgttgaCACTAATTGAACTCAGCACTGCTATTTTGTTGGAACATTTCTTGACTTTCTGAAAAATATCATCTAATTCAATgactttttctaattttttggctttgaataaaatgtgcaGTGTCCCCAATGCATTTGTGTGCATTagaataaaattaatttgaagAATTTTGAAGTTTACTCACCTTTTTAAACACACTGCTATTATTATGAACATAACTGTACAGATACGGtgttggaattgaacactgctgttgatgtggaAGGTAGGAGTAAAGTTTCAAGAAAGAGTGTCAGACTCTGTGTACATCTGTGGGGACACACTGTCGTCACTGATGTCATAACGGAGATGTGGCTTGCCATGATGCACATGCCTTAATTACCATACGTAAAATGTTTTAAGGTCATTTATTGAGTTAATACCATTATTGACAGCCCCACAAcgttatattatttttacactatACATTGTCACAATGGCCGCAcggtggccacacagtcaggagatcgctTGGGCATCTCATCTTCCAAAAATCTTCCAAATGTtaggttaatttgtgactccaagttgtccttaggtatgaatgtgtgtgtgaatggttgtttgtctatatgtgctctgctcTGTCCCATTATTTGTCGGTCCAGATTTATTTGTAGTGGGCAGCCACaagtgaatgtatgggaaacactgctcAATGCTAATGATTGTCCTCTTTGCAGGGTGCGTTAACACATGGAGACAGAAGAGCCACGGAGTCTAGAGACCTGAGCAAGTACAATTTTGAGAACAAGGTAGGTTAACGGATGCCTGGAAGTAATATGATGCTGGTTGACTTTGAAGTTATctcacaggaaataatgttattattcatCTCTTGCAGTATCAAACATGCAGTTgtaaaacctttattaactgCTCAGGCCTAGTTTGatgtaatttgacatttttaaccatgtataaaaataagttaaccactgtataaaaataaaagtaaattaaataaaacaactcAGACACGTAACTGAAAGGGAACATAAACGTTTTTGTGTAGCAGCACATGCAGTTTGTTGTATGTGTGTCTTGTTGCTTctgtttatttgttcactttaatgCCTGGGACAACTGAAAGTACGTTtgttttttacaattatattgATAACAAGAAAACTACCTCATAAGAGTGTAATTTAATGGAAAAGGCTGAGGATGATGGGCTGGTTTTCTGCGTGGGCATCTGCGGGGAGATGAGCAGGTCAAAggttaatttaaatatatctaGCCATTTCCATGGTTTTCTCGATAAGCTAAATCATGTATTTTCTTACAACCATAGCGTCGGCTTTGTACTGCAGAAAACAGTGCTTTTAGGCATTCCATGTTGTTGTGTTCATTGTATTCTTCAGATAATGTACTTGTCGTGGGAACCAGCAATTAAAATGGAATAAACAAGGCTGGTCTAATAAATTCTTCCATGACTATAGTAGCACTTATTAGGTAATGTGACATTTGATAATGGATTGTACTAAGCAGCCAAATCATCCCCTATGTCTCAGTAAGTTCCATTTCTGGTTCGTTGGTCATCATCACACTTCCTCTTTGCCATCCACGGTACAATTATGTGGTGGCATCACAAAAACCACACTAAAGGACAGTGAAACAAAACATGCTGACTGAGCTGAAATCGtaacatatttacatatgtttTTCATGATACTGTTGATGGCTAAGTGATGTTTCAGGGATATTTTTCCATAAATTGTTGTTTGACTTTGACAATGTGCTACTGTACGACAGCACAGCCATCCTAATTCTGCCGTTGTATTGTTGATGTGCTACTTAACGGTACCATATGTGCTCCTTCATGCAGTACGGTACCAAGGCTCTGGATAAAATCACCAAAGCAATCCTCGGCCACATACAGAACAAGGTGCCTGTACCCAAAGGTTATCCCGGAGGCGACGCCATGTTTTTCAGAGGTATGGGTGAACTGTTGATGTGTGCCTAAAATTTTGAGAACACACAGTGTCTTTAACTGTCTTCCCACTCCCTTTATGTTAGATATGAAACATGGAATGATGGATGTGGGCATCTTCTGTAGGGAGTCACGCTTTGGGATTAGTACGGAGAAAGGTAGGTAGTGTACATAGGATCAAACCTGCAATACCTGGGTTTctaatttataaatattgttttaaattccAGACTGTAGCATCACCAAGTTCCTAAATCGCATCCTGGGCCTGGAGGTCCACAAGCAAAACTATCTTTTCCAGTACTTCACCGATAATTTTGACTACCTAATCGAGAAGGACAAGAAGGAAGGCAAATATGACATGGGCATTTTAGGTACTGCGTTTAAATCCACTGTCTGTACTACACTTTAAAACAACATGCAatttattgtgtgtgtacaaTATGTCATATTATGCTTGACTTTCTTTTGTGCGGCTAACAGATTTGGCTCCGGGAAACGAtgaaatttatgaggaaaagcagGAAACCTTTTTAACGGTTGGAAACCCTCAGGATGGACAGGTGGTTCTTTACAAGGTAGGAATTGTATAACATCAGCTCAGGTGTGTTATCTTTGGGGATATGTGTAAATGCTGTTAGCTTTTGTATGAATGCTGCCAGATTGTCCTTTTGAGCCAAGCTAACTAGCGTTAATAAGAAAGAATACAGTATATTGGATATCCTATTTAACTGTTTATGcagtttaaataaaaatataaagaaattATATTGTGTGTGAGTTCATGTGGtgagaatgtaaaaaaatatttatgtcattatttgtaATCATTTTTTGATGTAGTTACTGTGTGTTATCTAAGGGTGAAAAGATTGCATTTGAttttgaaaaaacacacaaatagcaaaaaaaaataatgcatcaaCGGCAATGTTGTTATCAATTATTGACCTAGTCAAGGCTGTAGTCCTCTCATCCCAAATATTCCACGTTGCAtctaatttttgtaaaatattgcTTGTCATTGTGTTTTTCCCCATTGGAAAAAGGCccagaaacattaaaaaaaatgtacaactttctaTCAATGGTTAGGTCAGAAGttgtaaaaagttgaaatgttgtcCTACTATTGTAGGATATAAGggtaaaaaagtgtaatttcaCTTTAAATGAGCAGCAAGGGTTAACTTCTCCTTAGTCTTTCTTGGATGTTTGCTTTAGTCTCATCATTTTGCCCCTGCAGATCAGTGTGGACAGAGGTATGCCTTGGGATGAAGCCTACAACAGGTTTCTGAATCTCACCGGTGCTGATGAGGGCTTCTATTTGTCCATGAAGGTGAGTCAGTTTCAAAATGACGTAGGAAGGAGGGTGCCTGAAAATAAACATCATAAATTGCTCCTTCTTTCTAGCTCCGAGGTAACCAACCGTGTGTGCTGCTAGCCGAGCAAGGGAGAGGCAAGAACTTCATTGTGTACAAGCCCAACATCGGCAAGCAGACTCACCCCGAGAGCCTTGATAACCTGCAACAACGCTATCGAAAGGTGTCACCCTGACCTTCTTTCACTTAATTCTATGCATTTCATGCATTGTAGATAGTGTGGAAAGGTTTTAGGCCACCACTGTATATTTCTTCAATGACATTTTTCACAGCAGTCATTGTGACATATTTACACAACACATACTCGGGCACACAggttaaaaataacacaaaaaaacaaaaaagatacGTGGTGGCTCGGCCTGGGCTGGGATGAAAATTACATAAACTGGCCCATACCAAGTGGTTGCCCATGGTCCaaggaaaattattttttggttaaGATCTGATTAAAGGTTGATATAGCGGAATTTAATTTCACCATTTTAGCCACCATGATTAGCTTCTTGTTCTATATTGTCACTTAACTTTGTTAAAACAAGAAATGTTTCCTAGTGTCCAAGTCTTTTTCAAAGTACTTTATTGCATACCTAAGTTTTTATAAGATTTGCAAAAAGTTTGCATAATAGTCAAAGGACAGATTGGACCTGCTTCCTCCTTGTGGTCATGGAAGCGTATAGCAACCAGTCATCACCAGTATTGTGATAATTATTGACACTTGGAGCATGAACATGGAGAAGTAATGAgaataacatttttatgttttactttAGACTACTCCAGAGGAGGCTAAGGACAACTGGGAGAGCCAGTTCAGCTTCTCCTTGAAGAAGTGTAGCCATGCCAACTGGTaactacaacacacacactcacacgctCCTTTGTGATTACTCTGCATCGCTCCATCCTATCAGCTGAGTTAACATTAGGCTACCACAACAGGGGTGTAATGCCAGGTGCCTTTCCCCAAGAATTAAAAAATGCCCCTTTTAAGAGCTGGTCATTAGGGACTAGCATTCAACAATAATATGTACTCTCACATGATGACAAAACTCGATGAACTCTCTCTCTTGCTACAGGAATGGCAAGTGTAAGAAAACCGAGGAGGGCCAGGAGTGTTTCCAGGGCATGCGCCTCCGCCAGTACCACATGCTGTGCGGCGCTCTGCTACGTGTGTGGAAGCGGGTGTCCGATGTGGTGTCGGACATCACCAGCTCTAGTATACTGCAGATTGTTCGCCTCAAAACAAAGCAGCACAACAAGCAAGTCGGTGAGTATGAACTCAAGAAAATCGCATGTTAGCGATTTTGACTACAAAGTCAATTGGTGATGATGTTAAAAGACTCCAACTTTATTAGTGTTAAATACAGCAACATTTACACTTAATACCAGGACAATGACAGTATATTTTGGAGTTGGTAAGATAAATAATGTGCTAAATTTGTTTGCAAACCATGGAGTGTCCACCTGCTAGAATCACAATAATTGGAATAACTTTACTTTACCTCACTTTATTAAGTCCAAACTTGATACAGGGTATAATGTGATTTGTCAACATGTGTCCTTACTCCTGCAGAATTCCAAAAAGATATTCACTCTCTTAGCTGAGAGCAGACATAGCAGCTATgtaccatttttatttatatatgttatttctaatattaatactaaCACACCCCCAAGTCATCTCACAGTTGTAACCTCTCAAATGATACCAGGATTATGACGATACACCTTGTAGTTGTGGAAATAAATGTAACTCGTCTGTAATGATTGTTCTAGGCATCAAGATCCCAGAGATCTGCGTGGCCAGAGTGCGCGAGGAGCTTATACTAATGGACGAGGAGGTGAAAAGGCGGCGCAAGGAGAGGGAAAAGCAGGCTTTGGAGCAGCGTCTGGCTGAGGAGCGGAGGCGTAAAATGGAGCAAGAGAACAAGCACCTCCTGGCTAATCTGTTCAGCCAGAAACCGGTTGCCAACCAGTCTCTGGCCCAGTCACTCCTCCAGAGCCAGCTcctcagacaaaaacaaaagacacaGATGGCGGGCATCTCTCAGCTACAGAGGATGCAGGCTGGCCACAGCCAGGCCGTCTTGCAGCAGCCCCTGCAGAGTCAAGGCCTGTTGTCTTTACAGAGAAACCTTTCTCAAAGTCAGAATCTGACTCCTAACAGCTGGCCCAGCAAGTCCTCCAAGCAGGCTCTTGTGCACAACACGGTCAGCCACGGCTCCAATTTCTCCCAGTTTTACCCTCAGCCCTTCTTATCTGCGTTCCCCCAGCTGAAGAACCCGCCTGTCCCCATCCATCAAACCACACGGTCCACCAGTTTGTCTTCTCAAAAGCCCCAGGAAGAAATTCTGGATCTGACGGTAAGCTCGCCGTCTCCTTCGCCGGACAGCACCGAGGGTGGGCTGGGCCTGGATAACCTAACAGGACCATCTGGAGCGTTCGTGGATGACTTCGGCCTGGAGTCGCTCATCTCGCAGAATGCCCAACAGCAGCAGCTTCCACCACCGCCTCTGGTTCTACAGCAGCCACAGAACCACGGCCTGCTGGGCAACAACCACCAGGACTTATTAGACTTCTTTGACCTGCCCATCTCCCCGCAGATGCCCACGCAGAAAGCCAGCCCATCATCCTCAGCATCTTCCAGCTCGTCCTCCatgtcctccacctcctctcaCGTGTCTCCCCTCGTACAAACCACCCCGCTCTTTTCCAACCCGGCCCCTTCTTCCTCCTCGCTGTTTGCCAACACTTCTTCACACTTCTCCACCAACTATCTCCTTCCCCCGTCAGACTCTCTCTCCCTGCCCAACGGCCACTGCAGCTCCGGCGCTCTTGACGTGCGCGAGGCTCTGAACAGCATGCTGCAGGCAGGGCCGGACCGCAAGTCTGTCATTCACTACCGGCAGCAAGACTGAGAAGATGACAACCCCAGCGGCTTATTCTCACGCTTTTAACGTCTTTTTAAAGCAGATTTTAACATGTGTTATTTAActgctgtctcccatccaaagcCGACCCCTCTATAGCCCTCACCCCCTCAGGTCCTCCTAGTCACATCACTGCCTGCTCTGCTCAGTCTTCTCTCCCCACCTGTAGCGATGGCCTCCTCCTGGTTGCTATAGTGA is a window of Doryrhamphus excisus isolate RoL2022-K1 chromosome 5, RoL_Dexc_1.0, whole genome shotgun sequence DNA encoding:
- the si:ch73-63e15.2 gene encoding protein strawberry notch homolog 2, encoding MPTLPSALAMDGENYLHPEGPQLDSNLFSVASPNMESSLFGSSGSWRSFSQQAGYGIHCPMQSGNQQYHLNSSSTTTATTPDVQIDMYSAFSDMDFSCLNLPRNGDFSQDLSCIDDLSTNSLFSSPADSLSEYADAQSFISTDNLDTVPTLWDVSTSTTLATTTPAQSQLELKGSGRFQGLASLDDITAIISTPPLGGFQVQTTQSPPEEEEEAEDDDSEELGHVDTYAEYRPSKSTIGISHPDIVVETNTLSSVPPPDITYTVSIPENTINSGLLSALQLEAIIYACQQHEVILQNNQRAGFLIGDGAGVGKGRTVAGIILENYLKGRKKALWFSISNDLKFDAERDLKDIDAPNIPVHALNKIKYGDTATSEGVLFATYSALIGESQAGGQHRTRIKQILDWCKPDFDGVIIFDECHKAKNATSTKMGKAVLDLQNKLPRARVVYASATGASEPKNMIYMSRLGIWGEGTPFRTFDDFLHTIEKRGVGAMEIVAMDMKVSGMYIARQLSFSGVSFRIEEIGLDSDFKLVYNKAAKLWAEALQVFMRAADELGLVSRKSLWGQFWSSHQRFFKYLCIAAKVRCLVELAKKELEAGKCIVIGLQSTGESRTREVLDENDGHLDRFVSAAEGVFHSLVMKHFPSEKQRREKAPGNKRKRKPRGRQPKVPKHTVDSGGVINISDDSSSDSDGMDTDSNSSPDSLLDNDDVIFVNHTSCQTVRIEEMKQDLLNKISQLGKELPLNTLDELIDKFGGPDKVSEMTGRKGRVVRRLDGSVRYESRAEQGLTIDHINVKEKDRFMGAEKLVAIISEAASSGISLQADKRVRNQRRRVHMTLELPWSADRAIQQFGRTHRSNQVTAPEYIFLISELAGERRFASIVAKRLESLGALTHGDRRATESRDLSKYNFENKYGTKALDKITKAILGHIQNKVPVPKGYPGGDAMFFRDMKHGMMDVGIFCRESRFGISTEKDCSITKFLNRILGLEVHKQNYLFQYFTDNFDYLIEKDKKEGKYDMGILDLAPGNDEIYEEKQETFLTVGNPQDGQVVLYKISVDRGMPWDEAYNRFLNLTGADEGFYLSMKLRGNQPCVLLAEQGRGKNFIVYKPNIGKQTHPESLDNLQQRYRKTTPEEAKDNWESQFSFSLKKCSHANWNGKCKKTEEGQECFQGMRLRQYHMLCGALLRVWKRVSDVVSDITSSSILQIVRLKTKQHNKQVGIKIPEICVARVREELILMDEEVKRRRKEREKQALEQRLAEERRRKMEQENKHLLANLFSQKPVANQSLAQSLLQSQLLRQKQKTQMAGISQLQRMQAGHSQAVLQQPLQSQGLLSLQRNLSQSQNLTPNSWPSKSSKQALVHNTVSHGSNFSQFYPQPFLSAFPQLKNPPVPIHQTTRSTSLSSQKPQEEILDLTVSSPSPSPDSTEGGLGLDNLTGPSGAFVDDFGLESLISQNAQQQQLPPPPLVLQQPQNHGLLGNNHQDLLDFFDLPISPQMPTQKASPSSSASSSSSSMSSTSSHVSPLVQTTPLFSNPAPSSSSLFANTSSHFSTNYLLPPSDSLSLPNGHCSSGALDVREALNSMLQAGPDRKSVIHYRQQD